Proteins found in one Drosophila busckii strain San Diego stock center, stock number 13000-0081.31 chromosome 2R, ASM1175060v1, whole genome shotgun sequence genomic segment:
- the LOC108595346 gene encoding solute carrier family 35 member F5, with amino-acid sequence MLGRTQKLLLGLTVLLLVNVLSVVFKQLTEFMFDEKAYNKPFLSTYFKTSMFSIYLLIIGLIAPWKESCERQHGNYTIMEQHADEENYYSNQAALSDPTFVPIRVANPINGVQSGTESDDSSVRSVRFSKLAEVREMSAHEATDALMARLSYAASMRIRRQKTHHKTAKTALLFCLLWFMANYFAEVALQMGDEAMVTLIRCAAAALFTLILAAVFPSSFGDKLTITKLLAVGISIAGIVFIAMQNLQDTQLTRGALLAVLSSFFYASYLVFVKRKSDTEEKVDIPLFFGFVGLWNLLLLWPILFILHFTRIESFELPSQGQFALLFLSGFLCTVLGVALWLWGCFLTSSLVGTLSLSLQIPLRIAIAALINDKEFNSIFCLGTLALILALLLVVLLLRNDESDPLMKLFKIVYRKICGCHKPNVVRVTDDEQQESLISSSD; translated from the exons ATGCTGGGACGCACACAGAAGTTGTTGCTGGGACTAACCGTATTGCTGCTAGTCAATGTGCTCTCGGTGGTATTTAAGCAACTCACTGAG TTTATGTTTGACGAGAAGGCGTATAACAAGCCCTTTTTAAGCACCTACTTCAAGACCTCAATGTTCagcatttatttgctaatcATTGGACTTATAGCGCCCTGGAAGGAAAGCTGTGAACGTCAACATGGCAATTATACA ATAATGGAACAGCATGCCGACGAGGAGAATTATTATTCCAATCAAGCTGCCCTA AGTGATCCCACATTTGTGCCGATACGCGTTGCTAATCCAATCAATGGCGTGCAGTCTGGCACGGAGAGCGACGACTCCAGCGTACGTAGCGTGCGTTTTTCCAAACTTGCAGAAGTACGGGAAATGTCTGCACATGAAGCTACTGATGCTTTGATGGCACGTCTTAGTTATGCTGCTAGCATGCGCATTAGACGGCAGAAAACGCACCACAAGACCGCAAAGACAGCGCTGCTCTTTTGCCTGCTGTGGTTTATGGCCAACTACTTTGCCGAAGTAGCACTGCAGATGGGCGACGAGGCCATGGTTACGCTTATACG ttGCGCGGCAGCTGCTTTATTCACCTTAATACTCGCCGCCGTGTTTCCCTCTTCCTTTGGTGATAAGCTAACTATAACCAAGTTGTTGGCTGTGGGCATCAGCATCGCAGGCATAGTGTTTATAGCTATGCAGAACTTGCAGGACACTCAGCTGACAAGAGGCGCATTATTAGCTGTCTTaagctcttttttttatgcctCGTATTTGGTGTTTGTCAAGAGAAAAAGTGATACTGAGGAAAAGGTGGATATACCCCTATTCTTTG GATTTGTGGGCCTTTGGAACTTACTGCTGCTTTGGCCTATTCTCTTTATTCTACATTTTACGCGCATCGAATCTTTTGAGCTGCCCAGCCAGGGCCAATTCGCATTGCTCTTTCTCAGCGGATTTCTTTGCACTGTGCTAGGAGTGGCCTTGTGGCTCTGGGGATGTTTTCTCACTTCCTCACTTGTGGGCACGCTTAGTCTATCGCTGCAAATACCTCTTCGGATTGCCATAGCAGCGCTGATCAACGACAaggaatttaattcaattttctgCTTGGGTACTTTGGCCCTGATATTGGCTTTGCTTCTGGTGGTCTTATTGCTGCGCAACGATGAGTCCGATCCGCTCATGAAGTTATTTAAGATTGTGTACAGGAAAatctgtggctgccacaagcCGAATGTTGTCAG GGTCACTGATGACGAGCAACAGGAATCTCTTATAAGTAGCAGCGATTAA
- the LOC108596322 gene encoding telomere-associated protein RIF1, which produces MDSDAEVRNAYNTVQLSTKEMLKNNRRQHYCNMIDLLTSSCKACGLLGTQFTDEELVKFWLGDILPLMFDSDASIQNCAVASLAEALVALDLSVIHEAQCWPQIRDEFVNNYTTRIGEMREAKNNNWHKIWSLLVQIMDNDLLRGCSYINKFLAVVELGFRNPDNNVRAEAFLCWRVLIKVFAAYEELATLKRLRLLLIPLRTSQSRSSHVSSIKLRVWWYLLSCLNDELPNVFEHAVEYFLSFLFGGGARGTSTGLAHSYQSARDLSLPCLVALWQMEPDAVMLQRIQREQRLETLSAPSPLMQETLLQKHWRPMLAAAMAALQLLSQQSGSETEQQLQHLLLRNLTRAMLQFRVPEFTVACCTELATNGDQLRLVFNTIAETSLPAKRWQSLEELEALLLLCLKARAELPPAIMQRAVSIIYAAAQLSAHNAQEFRLLSNFAALLMQSSDDEQLDGFQLRLLIWRQVAIALLSYLKENALEYRLTANAQLLDAYILWPLQTLSSFAMRGSSSAFDLAFCEQWRQLLQAGHNANERKKLLGALQAALLELLAKEEPHYAYIFDAYVQAVLKQGICKDAPLYKDVFALLQAILARPSAAQTLLEACLNSLKQLLLELRQNELMIVFDALKPIISLTLQTWSKRKFEGSFLNEWKRAIQDKFRKLSSKSMANQLKELFNNDDLFVIIPSVWSLNPDKLTERQKERMAERSNIPALYNDMSLSQSQDNSIKPWTPKKVVIAKGKQSEVAISAPQQPEPAEPVLIEDSPPEEEPVSTTPKRLRRQTVDAITSDKYNFRKPRADKEKEEEELTSRQTRKARLVNEKLSPTENASAAAAAERRSPRKQQPTPQASTPTAASKSKPIANTNTKVTPVQSDQLFSELPASTPPPPPAQPSAKKPESVPETQLSAAADTELLAAAVPPMDVESSPRKAVVRICNLSSPPDRKQTNNSSSPTLRPKPASHLTGRGAQLINMIRNKKLEANSAFPLPNAPRAVGTPARVSERAELVSTPTCELNELEHTSTPIQQSKDLLVFCKRLPSPSASPSVSILKRKQRCESVDDFESPAQKRKRVSFHDPPVSLTKEYLRDVEEPRSAKPKRCLLLDKIAQSNETRQALKRRGRLDSIIEIEKFASEQTAADKTLDKSHEQLAEDEQSFADLKWQETSANQQDSHASGQAELNADAALDLVVSQCSLDSVLERYFAQTPAAAVKCASGVAKFLSNKMSGNDKLKTSVLETLSENHSKEFLDHAVRENLSSVVCDRLNPNSVLDYICAKSKINTSCRSNLLAQLPTILRQDQERLTLVEQLLMQCSLSPEQRLDLIAQLTQLPPPETRSSSSLSSNDNVAETAADSSSNL; this is translated from the exons ATGGACAGCGACGCAGAAGTACGTAATGCGTACAACACGGTGCAGTTGTCGACGAAGGAGATGTTAAAGAACAATCGACGTCAACATTATTGCAAC ATGATCGATTTGCTGACGAGCAGCTGCAAGGCGTGTGGACTGCTAGGCACACAATTCACAGACGAGGAGCTCGTTAAGTTCTGGCTGGGGGATATATTGCCATTGATGTTTGATTCGGACGCCAGCATACAGAATTGTGCGGTAGCTTCGTTGGCCGAGGCTCTAGTGGCACTGGATTTGTCTGTAATACATGAAGCACAATGTTGGCCACAAATACGCGATGAATTTGTTAACAACTATACAACACGCATTGGAGAAATGCGTGAAGCCAAGAACAACAATTGGCACAAAATCTGGTCGCTGTTGGTGCAGATTATGGACAACGACCTGCTCCGCGGCTGCAgctacataaacaaatttctgGCCGTGGTGGAGCTGGGATTTCGCAATCCCGACAATAATGTGCGTGCGGAGGCGTTTCTTTGCTGGCGCGTCCTAATTAAAGTCTTTGCTGCCTATGAAGAACTGGCTACGCTTAAGCGCCTACGTTTGTTGCTCATACCATTGCGCACCTCACAGTCGCGCTCCTCCCATGTTAGCAGCATAAAACTGCGCGTCTGGTGGTATCTCTTGAGCTGTCTGAACGATGAACTACCCAATGTCTTTGAGCACGCTGTGGAGTACTTTCTGAGCTTTCTGTTTGGCGGTGGTGCTCGAGGCACGTCAACGGGACTGGCGCATAGCTATCAATCAGCGCGCGATCTGTCGCTGCCTTGTCTGGTAGCCCTGTGGCAAATGGAGCCCGATGCAGTGATGCTGCAGCGGATACAACGAGAGCAACGCCTGGAAACACTGAGCGCGCCATCGCCATTGATGCAAGAAACATTATTGCAAAAGCATTGGCGTCCCATGCTAGCAGCCGCCATGGCAGCACTCCAGCTACTCAGTCAGCAAAGTGGCAGCGAAActgagcaacagctgcaacatctGCTGCTTCGCAACTTAACCCGGGCCATGCTTCAGTTCCGTGTACCTGAGTTTACAGTCGCCTGCTGCACTGAGCTTGCAACTAACGGCGATCAATTGCGTTTGGTGTTCAATACCATTGCAGAGACAAGCTTGCCAGCAAAGCGCTGGCAGTCGCTGGAGGAGCTGGaagctttgctgctcttgtgcCTAAAAGCACGCGCCGAACTGCCGCCAGCAATAATGCAGCGCGCTGTATCGATCATCtatgcagcagcgcagctgtcGGCACACAATGCTCAAGAATTCCGTTTGTTGAGCAACTTTGCCGCGCTGCTAATGCAAAGCAGCGATGACGAGCAGCTCGATGGCTTCCAGCTGCGGCTGTTAATATGGCGTCAAGTCGCCATCGCACTGCTCAGCTATCTAAAAGAAAATGCGCTGGAGTACCGCTTGACAGCGAACGCGCAGCTGTTGGACGCGTATATACTCTGGCCGCTGCAGACGTTAAGCAGCTTTGCCATGCGTGGCTCCAGCAGCGCCTTCGACTTGGCATTTTGTGAGCAATGGCGCCAACTGCTGCAAGCGGGACACAACGCCAATGAGCGCAAGAAGCTGCTTGGCGCACTGCAGGCggcgctgctggagctgctagCCAAGGAGGAGCCACACTATGCGTACATCTTCGATGCCTATGTGCAGGCGGTGCTTAAGCAAGGCATTTGCAAGGATGCGCCGCTTTACAAGGATGTATTTGCGCTACTGCAGGCCATACTGGCACGTCCAAGCGCCGCACAGACGCTGCTAGAGGCTTGCTTGAACAGCTTGAAGCAGCTTTTACTCGAATTGCGTCAGAACGAGCTGATGATAGTGTTTGATGCACTGAAGCCTATCATAAGCTTGACGCTGCAGACTTGGAGCAAACGCAAGTTCGAGGGAAGTTTTCTGAATGAATGGAAGCGCGCTATACAGGATAAATTTCGCAAGCTGAGCAGCAAGAGTATGGCCAATCAGCTGAAGGAATTGTTTAACAACGACGATCTGTTTGTCATCATACCCTCGGTGTGGAGCTTGAATCCAGACAAGCTCACCGAACGCCAGAAGGAACGCATGGCTGAGCGCTCCAATATACCTGCCTTGTACAACGACATGAGCCTGAGCCAATCACAGGACAACTCCATCAAGCCTTGGACACCCAAGAAAGTGGTCATAGCCAAGGGCAAGCAGTCGGAGGTAGCCATAAGTGCGCCACAGCAACCGGAACCAGCGGAACCTGTGCTTATAGAGGATTCACCGCCGGAGGAAGAACCTGTGAGCACCACACCCAAGCGTCTGCGCAGGCAAACTGTGGATGCTATTACTTCGGATAAGTATAATTTCCGCAAGCCACGCGCAGACAAAGAGAAGGAGGAGGAAGAGCTAACCAGCAGACAGACACGCAAAGCACGATTGGTCAACGAGAAGCTTAGCCCAACGGAAaatgcttctgctgctgctgcagctgagcgcCGCTCCCCAAGGAAGCAGCAGCCCACGCCTCAAGCCTCAACGCCAACTG CTGCCAGCAAGTCGAAGCCAATTGCCAATACCAACACCAAAGTTACGCCCGTTCAAAGCGATCAGTTGTTCTCGGAGCTACCCGCGTCCacaccaccaccgccacctGCACAGCCGTCCGCTAAAAAGCCAGAGTCAGTGCCAGAGACACAGCTAAGTGCTGCAGCAGACACCGAGCTCTTGGCGGCAGCAGTGCCGCCCATGGATGTAGAAAGCTCACCCAGAAAGGCCGTTGTACGCATCTGCAATTTG AGTTCACCACCGGAtcgcaagcaaacaaacaattcaagCAGCCCCACCTTGCGTCCCAAGCCTGCGAGCCATCTCACGGGACGTGGCGCACAACTTATCAACATGATACGCAACAAAAAACTGGAAGCCAACAGCGCTTTTCCATTGCCCAATGCGCCCCGTGCGGTTGGCACGCCTGCGCGTGTTTCGGAACGCGCAGAGCTGGTATCCACGCCCACCTGTGAGCTCAACGAGCTGGAGCACACGTCTACGCCCATACAGCAGTCCAAAGACTTGCTGGTCTTCTGCAAGCGCTTGCCCTCGCCGTCGGCTAGTCCCTCGGTGTCCATACTCAAGCGCAAGCAACGCTGCGAGAGCGTCGATGATTTCGAATCGCCCGCGCAGAAACGCAAGCGTGTAAGCTTCCATGATCCGCCAGTCTCGCTGACCAAGGAATATCTGCGCGATGTGGAGGAGCCGCGCAGCGCCAAGCCCaagcgctgcctgctgctggaCAAAATAGCGCAGAGCAATGAAACACGTCAAGCGCTGAAGCGACGCGGACGTCTGGATAGCATTATAGAAATCGAAAAGTTCGCCAGCGAGCAGACGGCGGCGGACAAGACGCTGGACAAGTCGCATGAGCAGCTGGCAGAGGACGAGCAGTCCTTTGCTGACTTGAAGTGGCAGGAGACCAGCGCCAATCAGCAGGACTCACATGCCAGCGGTCAAGCTGAACTGAATGCAGATGCAGCGTTGGACTTGGTGGTGTCGCAATGCAGCTTGGATTCTGTGCTGGAACGTTACTTTGCACAGACGCCAGCTGCAGCGGTCAAGTGCGCCAGCGGCGTAGCCAAATTTCTGTCCAACAAAATGTCTGGCAATGACAAGTTGAAAACAAGCGTGCTGGAGACACTTTCCGAGAATCATTCCAAGGAATTTCTGGATCATGCTGTGCGCGAAAATCTCTCCTCGGTCGTTTGTGATCGCCTTAATCCCAACTCTGTGTTGGATTATATATGTGCCAAGTCCAAAATTAACACCAGCTGCCGCAGCAATCTACTGGCTCAACTGCCAACCATTTTACGCCAGGATCAGGAACGTTTGACGCTAGTCGAGCAACTGCTGATGCAGTGCAGTCTTAGCCCTGAGCAGCGTCTCGATCTCATCGCCCAGCTGACGCAGCTTCCGCCGCCGGAAACGCGATCCAGCTCTAGCCTGTCCAGTAACGATAATGTGGCCGAAACTGCAGCGGATTCTTCATCGAATTTGTGA
- the LOC108596323 gene encoding glycerol-3-phosphate dehydrogenase, mitochondrial has protein sequence MSSRMFKFGVTAASACVGSVVAAWSIDRWNSPHVVNNAVATPPKRKRTLPLRAEQIKSLMSGEEFDVLIIGGGATGAGCALDAQTRGLKTALVELDDFASGTSSRSTKLIHGGVRYLQKAILGLDLEQYRMVKEALQERATMLESAPHLTHPLPIMLPVYTWWQVPYYWVGIKAYDLVAGDRNVKSSYLLSKNDALELFPMLKKDKLCGAIVYYDGQQDDARMCLAVALTAARHGATVCNHVEVKELLKKPDSKGKLVLCGAKVKDHISGKEFTVKAKCIINATGPFTDSIRKMDDPTVKSICCPSSGVHIVLPGYYSPDQMGLLDPSTSDGRVIFFLPWQRQTIAGTTDLPCEITHSPKPTEDEIQFILSEIKNYLNADVEVRRGDVLSAWSGIRPLVSDPNKDDTQSLARNHIVHVSQSNLITIAGGKWTTYRAMAEHTVDAAIKACNLKPERAEAVTSYLKIEGGQGWTPTMYIRLVQDFGLECEVAQHLAKSYGDRAFAVSKMASLTGKRWPIIGNRIHPEFPYIDAEIRYGVREYACSAVDMIARRLRLAFLNVQAASEALPVVVDIMGEELGWSKDEKERQIKHATEFLANEMGHAINRTSKERIPIKLSKEEIQTYVKRFQLIDKDKKGYVSINDIRRALKSFGDGDVSGEQLHEILKEIDTNMNGQVELDEYLQMMSAIKTGDVAYSRFARMAELEEAKHEAANLKTKISVDRSGGGL, from the exons ATGTCATCGCGAATGTTTAAATTTGGCGTAACGGCGGCAAGCGCTTGCGTGGGCTCCGTGGTGGCCGCCTGGAGCATTGATCGCTGGAATTCGCCGCATGTG GTAAACAATGCAGTGGCCACTCCACCAAAGCGCAAGCGAACGCTGCCACTGCGTGCTGAACAGATTAAATCGCTGATGAGCGGCGAGGAATTCGATGTGCTCATCATAGGCGGCGGCGCCACTGGTGCAGGCTGTGCGCTAGACGCACAAACGCGTGGCCTGAAGACTGCCCTAGTCGAGCTGGATGACTTCGCCAGCGGCACATCCTCGCGCTCCACCAAGTTGATTCATGGTGGTGTGCGTTATTTGCAAAAGGCCATTTTGGGC CTAGACTTAGAGCAATATAGAATGGTGAAGGAAGCGCTGCAGGAGCGTGCCACCATGCTGGAATCGGCGCCACATTTAACTCATCCACTGCCCATCATGTTGCCCGTTTATAC ctggtggCAGGTGCCTTACTATTGGGTGGGCATCAAGGCCTATGACCTGGTCGCTGGCGATCGCAATGTGAAGAGCTCCTACCTGCTCTCCAAGAACGATGCACTCGAGCTGTTCCCCATGCTGAAGAAGGACAAGCTGTGCGGCGCTATTGTGTACTACGATGGCCAACAGGATGATGCGCGCATGTGCCTGGCGGTAGCCCTAACGGCAGCACGTCATGGCGCCACTGTGTGCAATCATGTGGAGGTGAAGGAACTGCTCAAGAAGCCCGATTCGAAAGGCAAGCTAGTGCTCTGCGGCGCCAAGGTCAAGGATCATATCTCTGGCAAAGAGTTTACGGTCAAGGCCAAGTGCATTATTAATGCCACTGGACCGTTTACCGACTCCATACGCAAAATGGATGATCCCACGGTGAAGAGCATCTGCTGCCCCAGCTCGGGCGTGCATATTGTGCTGCCTGGCTACTATAGCCCCGATCAGATGGGTCTCTTGGATCCCTCTACATCCGATGGACGTGTTATTTTCTTCCTGCCCTGGCAAAGGCAAACTATTGCCGGCACCACCGACTTGCCCTGCGAAATAACGCACAGTCCCAAGCCCACCGAGGATGAGATACAGTTTATTCTGAGCGAAATCAAAAACTATCTGAACGCGGATGTTGAGGTGCGTCGCGGTGATGTGCTCTCCGCCTGGAGCGGCATACGTCCGCTGGTGTCTGATCCCAACAAGGACGACACGCAGTCTCTGGCACGTAATCACATTGTGCACGTAAGTCAATCCAATCTGATCACCATTGCTGGCGGCAAGTGGACCACCTACAGAGCCATGGCGGAGCATACTGTGGATGCGGCCATCAAGG CCTGTAATCTGAAGCCTGAACGCGCCGAGGCAGTTACCTCTTATCTGAAGATTGAGGGTGGTCAGGGCTGGACACCCACCATGTACATTCGTCTGGTGCAGGATTTCGGCCTGGAGTGCGAGGTAGCCCAGCATCTGGCCAAGTCATATGGCGATCGTGCTTTTGCCGTGTCCAAAATGGCCTCGCTCACTGGCAAACGCTGGCCCATTATTGGCAATCGCATTCATCCCGAGTTCCCCTACATTGATGCGGAAATTCGTTACGGCGTGCGTGAATACGCTTGCTCTGCTGTCGACATGATTGCGCGTCGTCTGCGCTTGGCTTTCCTCAATGTGCAGGCCGCGTCGGAGGCGCTGCCTGTCGTTGTGGACATTATGGGCGAGGAGCTGGGCTGGTCCAAGGACGAGAAGGAGCGTCAGATTAAGCATGCTACGGAATTTTTGGCCAACGAAATGGGTCATGCCATCAACCGCACCTCCAAGGAGAGAATACCCATTAAACTGTCCAAGGAGGAGATTCAGACATATGTTAAGCGCTTCCAGCTGATTGACAAGGACAAGAAGGGCTACGTCTCCATCAATGATATACGTCGTGCGCTCAAGAGCTTCGGCGACGGTGATGTCTCCGGCGAGCAACTGCACGAAATTCTCAAGGAGATTGATACCAACATGAATGGACAGGTCGAACTGGACGAATATCTACAG ATGATGTCGGCTATTAAGACTGGCGATGTGGCTTACTCTCGCTTTGCGCGCATGGCCGAGCTGGAGGAGGCGAAACACGAGGCGGCTAATCTGAAGACAAAGATTAGCGTTGATCGCTCCGGCGGCGGCTTGTAA
- the LOC108596327 gene encoding uncharacterized protein LOC108596327 produces MANLENHLNFTQAEFINIDKERKVFSVHYNALRDAIYSNLKVEQPVGTWLNGHKLGGSYGDRLKITRPDEFDLVIYFKFPENDRIIVKADPQYPGNVKLDMTDVLKALEPQSKHAASFAKLRDITTANNLLIEDKLQNLITGAVSRALTKMENKIVVEGQATKIVYKRCGPAHTMFINHGNIKYSVDFVPAIRLNAKQNVLGVEQLRYFKNIAYWDAIPKPMKPAQANNVSFRASYYEAESVMIKDKNKLKDCIKLMKKFRDSKQNMNNLKSYYIKTLLLWEIKQRPESYWRSQRLNDMVLEMFIILSDRLKPGDKKAKLLFFWDPKLDLFACFTETQRKEMFNCVSKQIYTLRRSAGNMTDDFTNNVTSSFSTKAERFGLSKL; encoded by the exons ATGGCTAATTTGGAGAATCATTTAAACTTTACCCAGGCGGAGTTTATAAACATTGACAAGGAACGGAAAGTGTTTAGCGTTCATTACAATGCACTACGGGATGCAATCTATAGCAATCTAAAGGTTGAGCAACCGGTAGGCACATGGCTAAACGGCCATAAGCTGGGAG GCAGCTATGGTGATAGATTGAAGATAACACGTCCCGATGAATTTGATTTGGTtatctattttaaatttccCGAAAATGATCGCATTATTGTAAAGGCCGATCCGCAATATCCGGGCAATGTTAAGCTGGATATGACCGATGTGCTCAAGGCGCTGGAGCCACAAAGCAAACATGCAGCTTCGTTTGCCAAACTAAGAGACATTACAACAGctaataatttacttattgAGGACAAGTTGCAGAATCTTATAACTGGCGCCGTGAGCCGTGCTCTTACAAAAAtggaaaacaaaattgttgttgaggGTCAAGCGACAAAAATTGTCTATAAACGTTGTGGTCCCGCCCATACGATGTTCATCAATCATGGCAATATCAAGTATTCCGTGGACTTTGTGCCCGCGATTAGACTCAATGCCAAGCAAAATGTCCTGGGTGTGGAGCAGCTTCGGTACTTTAAGAACATTGCATACTGGGATGCCATACCGAAGCCCATGAAGCCGGCTCAAGCTAATAATGTTTCGTTTCGCGCTTCCTACTACGAGGCCGAATCGGTGATGATTAAGGATAAGAATAAGCTGAAGGATTGCATTAAGCTAATGAAGAAATTCCGTGATTCCAAGCAAAATATGAATAATCTCAAGAGCTACTATATCAAGACTTTGTTGCTCTGGGAAATCAAGCAGCGACCCGAAAGCTACTGGAGAAGTCAGCGACTTAACGACATGGTGCTGGAG atgtttattatattatcaGATCGCCTAAAGCCGGGCGATAAGAAAGcgaaacttttatttttctggGATCCTAAACTGgatttgtttgcctgttttACGGAAACACAGCGCAAGGAAATGTTTAACTGTGTCTCCAAGCAGATTTATACGCTGCGTCGTAGTGCTGGCAATATGACAGATGATTTCACCAATAATGTAACATCATCATTCA gTACTAAAGCGGAGCGTTTCGGGCTGTCCAAGCTGTAG